One genomic segment of Aquipluma nitroreducens includes these proteins:
- a CDS encoding GNAT family N-acetyltransferase — MDKIPGYKLIPVKTWFLTFDGNLPDVPSADELISINLWKNPPADEYLKIYKAVGENWGWTGRLLKSYEKLSQILNAENNEVWLFQVENETAGFFELVRAEAETELVYLGLKPEWIGKGLGQKLIQASVYVAGQNGAKVWLHTCERDHESALMAYQKAGFKIEKELISLEYYPE, encoded by the coding sequence ATGGACAAAATTCCCGGATATAAGCTAATTCCTGTCAAAACATGGTTTTTGACTTTTGACGGAAACCTTCCGGATGTGCCTTCTGCTGACGAATTGATCAGCATCAATCTTTGGAAAAATCCTCCGGCAGACGAGTATCTTAAAATTTACAAGGCTGTTGGCGAAAACTGGGGCTGGACGGGTCGTTTGCTGAAATCGTATGAAAAACTATCTCAAATTTTGAATGCTGAAAACAACGAAGTCTGGCTTTTTCAAGTTGAAAATGAAACTGCAGGCTTCTTCGAACTGGTTCGCGCTGAAGCTGAGACCGAACTTGTTTATCTTGGACTGAAACCCGAGTGGATAGGGAAAGGGCTGGGACAAAAATTAATTCAGGCATCGGTTTATGTAGCCGGACAAAATGGAGCAAAGGTGTGGTTGCATACTTGTGAACGAGACCACGAATCTGCATTAATGGCATACCAAAAAGCTGGTTTTAAGATTGAGAAGGAACTTATTTCATTAGAATATTATCCTGAATAA